A window of the Emys orbicularis isolate rEmyOrb1 chromosome 1, rEmyOrb1.hap1, whole genome shotgun sequence genome harbors these coding sequences:
- the LOC135886503 gene encoding histidine ammonia-lyase-like, producing the protein MPRYTVHVRGEWLAVPCQTGTNTVRWLGKEAVRRYMKNKPDNGGFASVEEVKFCVRRCKGLGLLDHDDTLEDTLEDNEFVEVAIEGDVMSSDFIASKLEGVDLYSKYQEPEKYIYLDGNSLTPGDLVNLGKGLYKIKLTPEAEAEVRQSREVIERIVKEQTVVYGITTGFGKFARTVIPTSKLKELQVNLVRSHSAGVGKPLIPARSRMLLALRINVLAKGYSGISLETLQQVIEAFNASCLPYIPEKGTVGASGDLAPLSHLALGFIGEGKMWSPKSGWADAKYVLQAHGLKPITLKPKEGLALINGTQMISSLGCEAVERASAIARQADIVAALTLEVLKGTTRAFDTDIHAVRAHRGQIEVAFRFRSLLDSDHHPSEIAESHRFCDRVQDAYTLRCCPQVHGVANDTIAFVKDIITTEINSATDNPMVFAERGETISGGNFHGEYPAKALDYLAIGVHELAAISERRIERLCNPSLSELPAFLVTEGGLNSGFMIAHCTAAALVSENKALCHPSSVDSLSTSAATEDHVSMGGWAARKALKVIEHVEQVLAIELLAACQGIEFLRPLRTTTPLEKVYDLVRSVVRPWLKDRFMAPDIEAAHRLLVEQKVWEVAVPYIEKYRREHIPESRPVSPTAFSLDSLRMNKCVGTDHSDQD; encoded by the exons ATGCCAAGGTACACAGTACATGTCCGAGGGGAATGGCTGGCAGTGCCTTGCCAAACTGGCACTAACACAGTGAGATGGCTGGGGAAGGAAGCTGTGAGACGTTACATGAAAAACAAGCCTGATAATGGGGGCTTTGCCTCAGTGGAAGAAGTGAAATTCTGTGTTCGGAGGTGCAAAGGCCTTGGCTTGCTGGATCATGATGATACTTTGGAGGACACACTAGAGGACAATGAGTTTGTTGAAGTTG CTATAGAAGGAGATGTAATGTCTTCGGATTTCATTGCATCTAAGCTAGAAGGAGTTGATTT ATATAGCAAATATCAAGAACCAGAAAAG TATATTTATTTAGATGGGAACAGTTTAACACCAGGGGACCTGGTCAATTTAGGAAAGGGGCTCTATAAGATCAAG CTCACACCTGAAGCTGAAGCTGAAGTCAGACAATCAAGAGAAGTGATTGAAAGAATTGTAAAAGAACAgactg TTGTTTATGGAATCACCACTGGCTTTGGGAAGTTTGCTCGAACGGTTATTCCAACTAGTAAACTCAA gGAACTTCAAGTGAATTTAGTTCGGTCACATTCCGCAG GTGTCGGGAAGCCTTTGATCCCAGCGAGATCTCGCATGCTTTTAGCTCTCAGGATCAATGTTTTAGCAAAAGGATACAGTGGAATTTCACTGGAAACTCTCCAGCAAGTTATTGAAGCATTTAATG CATCCTGCCTGCCCTATATCCCCGAGAAAGGGACTGTTGGAGCCAGTGGGGACTTAGCCCCTCTTTCTCATCTTGCTTTGGGGTTCATAGGAGAAGGAAAGATGTGGTCCCCAAAGAGTGGCTGGGCTGATGCTAAATAT GTGCTGCAAGCCCATGGCCTGAAACCGATAACCTTGAAACCAAAGGAG GGCCTGGCTCTTATCAATGGAACCCAAATGATCTCCTCTCTGGGATGTGAAGCCGTGGAACGAGCCAGCGCTATTGCTAGGCAAGCGGACATAGTTGCTGCACTAACACTTGAAGTCCTGAAGGGTACAACTAGAGCCTTTGACACTG ATATTCATGCAGTGCGTGCCCATCGGGGGCAGATTGAAGTGGCATTCCGATTTAGGTCACTTTTAGACTCTGACCATCATCCATCAGAAATAGCAG AGAGTCACAGATTTTGTGACCGAGTTCAGGATGCATATACGCTGCGCTGTTGCCCTCAG GTCCACGGTGTGGCGAATGACACGATAGCTTTTGTAAAGGACATAATCACGACTGAAATTAACAGTGCAACAGACAATCCT ATGGTTTTTGCTGAAAGGGGAGAGACCATTTCTGGAGGAAATTTTCATGGTGAATACCCTGCAAAG GCTCTGGACTACCTGGCAATTGGTGTCCATGAACTTGCTGCAATTAGTGAAAGAAGGATTGAAAGACTATGCAACCCATCTCTCAGTGAGCTGCCTGCATTTCTAGTCACCGAAGGGGGTCTGAATTCTGGTTTCATGATTGCTCACTGCACAGCAGCGGCCCTAG TTTCTGAGAATAAAGCCTTGTGCCACCCCTCGTCTGTGGATTCTCTCTCAACCAGTGCTGCTACAGAGGACCATGTGTCCATGGGCGGATGGGCTGCACGAAAAGCATTGAAAGTTATTGAACATGTTGAACAAG TGTTGGCCATTGAACTTCTTGCAGCCTGCCAGGGCATTGAGTTCCTACGCCCCCTGAGAACAACCACCCCATTGGAGAAAGTCTATGACCTTGTGCGCTCTGTTGTAAG GCCTTGGCTAAAGGATCGCTTCATGGCCCCAGACATTGAGGCAGCTCACAGGCTGCTTGTGGAGCAGAAG GTTTGGGAAGTAGCTGTACCTTACATTGAAAAATACAGACGGGAGCATATTCCTGAATCAAGACCTGTTTCACCCACAGCCTTTTCTCTGGATTCATTGAGAATGAATAAATGTGTTGGGACTGATCACAGTGATCAGGATTAA